From Prochlorococcus sp. MIT 1223, the proteins below share one genomic window:
- the bioD gene encoding dethiobiotin synthase: protein MENTTTSNTTMIATNKGIVICGTDTDVGKTIVSALIVQGLNGVYWKPIQSGLEDGSDTCRVSTLVNLSKKQFIPELYKFQASVSPHWAAEKENQKIDPRLVKLPVVKGPLVVETAGGLLVPINRDFLQIELLKEWKLPIVLVARSGLGTINHTLLSIEALKKRSIPILGIILNGPLHKDNPKTIEHISGVSIIAQLPHLTNLSANELKSQWDKQGLKKVFKEFIK, encoded by the coding sequence ATGGAAAATACAACTACTTCTAATACAACGATGATAGCGACTAATAAAGGTATTGTTATTTGCGGTACTGATACTGATGTCGGGAAAACTATCGTTAGTGCTCTTATAGTGCAAGGTCTAAATGGAGTTTATTGGAAGCCCATACAAAGTGGTCTAGAAGATGGAAGTGATACATGTAGAGTATCAACTCTTGTAAATCTTTCAAAAAAACAATTCATACCAGAACTCTATAAATTTCAAGCATCTGTATCTCCTCACTGGGCTGCTGAAAAAGAAAATCAAAAAATTGATCCCAGATTAGTGAAACTGCCAGTTGTAAAAGGTCCTCTCGTTGTTGAGACTGCAGGAGGTTTACTGGTTCCAATCAATCGAGACTTTTTACAAATAGAACTTCTTAAAGAATGGAAGCTACCTATTGTCCTTGTGGCAAGATCTGGATTGGGAACAATCAATCATACGCTACTGAGTATTGAAGCACTGAAGAAAAGGTCTATCCCTATTTTAGGGATAATTCTCAATGGTCCTTTACATAAAGACAACCCTAAGACAATAGAGCACATCTCTGGAGTTTCAATTATTGCTCAACTGCCTCATTTAACTAACCTCTCAGCAAATGAACTTAAGAGTCAATGGGATAAACAAGGTTTAAAAAAGGTTTTTAAAGAATTTATCAAATAG
- a CDS encoding DUF3143 domain-containing protein — protein MDQLPSSKTPLNQHSLDALELWLRELGAEKSSSDPTVWSLGMPTWSAEIQMGIENLRITWEKNGSESSCSFPYGLSREDVQVGICQGP, from the coding sequence ATGGATCAATTACCTTCAAGTAAAACACCGTTAAATCAGCACTCCTTAGATGCACTGGAGCTATGGTTGAGAGAATTGGGAGCTGAAAAAAGTAGTTCAGATCCGACGGTGTGGAGTTTAGGAATGCCTACATGGTCGGCAGAAATTCAAATGGGTATTGAAAACTTAAGAATTACCTGGGAAAAAAATGGTTCAGAATCCTCTTGTAGTTTTCCATATGGACTGTCTAGAGAAGACGTCCAAGTTGGAATATGCCAGGGCCCTTAA
- a CDS encoding methyltransferase domain-containing protein, with product MNNEWQQSILKNFSKAASVYNENASIQKDIAWELASICSNKQIAKGVWVDLGSGTGHLAESLESLNPGQSVIRVDNSKEMIAQHAPNKETQVWDLDQGLPHWLESPKLIASSFVLHWLVNPTERLKEWINAVDNDGWVVISLPVKGSFNEWHEASKNAGVSCTELDLPTEQSLLGVIENNKVKHNQILSYTQKASGLTSLFKTMINVGAQATKKTSLSIGEWRRLRKAWPLSNKNEINLTWKIQLLLIQR from the coding sequence ATGAATAACGAATGGCAACAATCGATATTAAAAAACTTTAGCAAAGCTGCTTCTGTCTATAACGAAAATGCAAGTATTCAAAAAGATATTGCATGGGAATTAGCTAGCATTTGCTCTAATAAGCAAATAGCAAAAGGTGTGTGGGTAGATCTTGGCTCCGGAACAGGACATTTAGCAGAATCCTTAGAGTCCTTAAATCCAGGTCAGAGTGTAATTAGAGTTGACAATTCAAAAGAAATGATTGCTCAACATGCACCTAATAAAGAAACCCAAGTTTGGGATTTAGATCAAGGTTTACCTCACTGGTTAGAATCACCCAAATTAATTGCCTCTAGCTTTGTTCTTCATTGGTTAGTTAATCCCACTGAGCGTCTCAAAGAATGGATTAATGCTGTAGATAATGATGGATGGGTTGTAATATCACTACCTGTAAAAGGTAGTTTTAATGAATGGCATGAAGCATCAAAAAATGCTGGTGTGTCATGTACAGAATTAGATTTACCTACAGAACAATCTCTTCTTGGAGTCATTGAAAATAACAAAGTAAAGCACAATCAAATACTTAGCTATACACAAAAAGCATCTGGATTAACTTCTCTATTTAAAACAATGATCAATGTAGGTGCACAAGCAACTAAAAAGACTAGCCTTAGTATTGGAGAGTGGAGGCGATTAAGAAAGGCTTGGCCATTATCAAATAAGAACGAAATTAATCTTACATGGAAAATACAACTACTTCTAATACAACGATGA
- the purB gene encoding adenylosuccinate lyase, producing the protein MIDRYTMPEMGQIWTEQAKYQSWLDVEIAACEANWRLGKIPDEAIQKIRTQATFSPKRILEIEAEVRHDVIAFLTNLNENVGDPGRFIHVGMTSSDVLDTGLALQLKASTKLLIKELNELKVAIRELAKEHKKTVMIGRSHAIHGEPITFGFKLAGWLAETIRNSERLQLLEKDISIGQISGAMGTYANTDPQVEEIACNILGLIPDTASTQVISRDRHASYVQTLALIGSSLDRFATEIRNLQRTDVLEVEESFAKGQKGSSAMPHKRNPIRSERISGLARVLRSYVVAALENVALWHERDISHSSIERMMLPDTSITLHFMIIEMTEVIKGLGVYPKNMVRNMNVYGGVVFSQRVLLALVEHGMSREEAYQIVQKHAHAAWNKEDGNFKANLESDIEIGKILNPTQLENCFSTEIHQSNLDVIWKRLKL; encoded by the coding sequence TTGATTGATCGCTACACAATGCCCGAAATGGGCCAAATATGGACAGAGCAAGCAAAGTATCAAAGTTGGCTTGACGTTGAAATTGCAGCCTGTGAGGCCAATTGGAGATTAGGGAAGATCCCTGATGAAGCAATCCAAAAAATCCGAACTCAAGCAACTTTTTCTCCGAAAAGAATTTTAGAAATCGAAGCAGAAGTAAGACATGATGTCATAGCTTTTCTAACAAACTTAAATGAGAATGTCGGGGATCCTGGGCGCTTTATTCATGTAGGAATGACAAGTAGTGATGTCCTTGATACTGGATTAGCTTTGCAACTGAAAGCATCTACTAAGTTACTGATTAAAGAACTAAATGAATTAAAGGTAGCAATAAGAGAACTTGCTAAGGAACATAAAAAAACCGTTATGATTGGGCGATCTCATGCCATACATGGTGAGCCCATTACTTTTGGCTTTAAACTCGCAGGATGGTTAGCTGAAACAATAAGGAACTCTGAAAGACTGCAACTTTTAGAAAAAGATATATCAATTGGCCAAATAAGCGGTGCTATGGGCACTTATGCTAATACTGACCCGCAAGTTGAAGAAATCGCATGCAATATCCTTGGCTTAATACCTGATACCGCAAGTACACAAGTTATCTCAAGAGATCGCCATGCTAGTTATGTTCAAACACTCGCTTTAATTGGATCCTCATTAGATAGATTTGCCACTGAAATCAGAAACCTTCAAAGAACTGATGTTTTAGAAGTAGAGGAAAGTTTTGCTAAAGGTCAAAAAGGAAGTTCTGCCATGCCTCATAAACGTAATCCAATAAGGAGTGAAAGAATAAGCGGTCTTGCAAGAGTGCTGCGTAGTTATGTAGTCGCAGCATTAGAGAACGTTGCGTTATGGCATGAAAGAGATATCAGTCACAGTTCAATAGAACGAATGATGCTTCCTGATACGTCTATAACTTTGCATTTCATGATTATAGAAATGACAGAAGTCATTAAAGGCTTAGGAGTCTATCCAAAAAATATGGTGAGAAATATGAATGTTTATGGAGGAGTTGTTTTTAGTCAGCGAGTGTTGTTAGCACTAGTAGAGCATGGAATGAGCCGAGAAGAGGCCTATCAAATAGTACAAAAACATGCTCATGCAGCCTGGAACAAAGAGGATGGTAATTTTAAAGCCAACTTAGAATCAGATATAGAGATTGGGAAAATTTTAAATCCAACTCAACTAGAAAATTGTTTCTCTACTGAAATACATCAAAGTAATTTGGATGTTATTTGGAAAAGGCTAAAGCTTTAA
- a CDS encoding class II fumarate hydratase, which yields MDKKVRVEYDSLGGIEVPTSALWGAQTQRSLGNFSIGTDLMPIKVIYALATIKNAAAIVNNKFGLIDDKKKNLILLATQEILNGVHDRQFPLKVWQTGSGTQTNMNINEVIANIASHSQSMPLGSHQPLHPNDHVNRSQSTNDVFPASIQISTAKEINSRLLPELSLLIGAFTQKSNEWRNIIKIGRTHLQDAVPLTLGQEVSAWRDQLLTGSERIKESLKELYHLPLGGTAVGTGLNAPSGFDYEIAKEISVITGLPFITAKNKFALMASHDGLVNLMTNLKMLAISLLKIVNDIRLLSSGPRAGIAELELPANEPGSSIMPGKINPTQCEAMAMVCTQVIALDVAVGMAGSGGHLQMNAYKPQIAFNILKSIELLHDACLSCRVSMIEGIKPNEKKIKHDLDQSLMLVTALTPTIGYEKACNIAQLAHNENISLRQAVSKLGYLTEADFDKLVDPISMTSFD from the coding sequence ATGGACAAAAAAGTACGAGTTGAATACGACAGCCTTGGGGGGATAGAAGTCCCCACAAGTGCTCTTTGGGGAGCTCAAACTCAAAGATCCTTAGGTAATTTCTCAATAGGTACAGATCTAATGCCTATAAAAGTTATATATGCCTTAGCCACAATAAAAAATGCTGCAGCCATCGTAAATAATAAATTTGGTTTAATTGATGATAAGAAAAAAAATTTAATCCTATTAGCCACTCAAGAAATACTAAACGGCGTACATGACCGGCAATTTCCGCTAAAAGTTTGGCAAACCGGGAGTGGAACTCAAACAAATATGAACATCAATGAAGTGATTGCTAATATTGCATCTCATTCTCAAAGTATGCCTTTAGGTAGTCATCAGCCATTACATCCAAATGATCATGTAAATCGATCACAATCAACGAATGATGTTTTTCCTGCTTCCATTCAGATCTCAACGGCTAAAGAAATTAATAGTAGACTTCTACCAGAATTAAGTCTACTAATAGGAGCATTTACTCAAAAAAGTAATGAATGGCGCAATATCATAAAAATCGGGAGAACACATCTTCAAGATGCAGTACCTCTTACTCTTGGACAAGAAGTATCTGCATGGAGAGATCAGCTTTTAACTGGTAGCGAGAGAATTAAAGAAAGTCTAAAAGAACTTTACCATCTTCCCTTAGGAGGTACAGCAGTAGGAACAGGTTTAAATGCACCAAGTGGATTTGACTATGAGATTGCCAAGGAAATATCTGTCATAACAGGTTTACCTTTTATAACAGCTAAAAATAAATTTGCTCTTATGGCTAGTCATGATGGCCTCGTAAATTTAATGACTAATTTAAAAATGTTAGCAATATCTCTTTTGAAAATTGTCAATGATATCCGACTATTATCATCAGGTCCAAGAGCAGGCATTGCAGAGCTAGAACTACCTGCAAATGAGCCTGGCAGTTCAATTATGCCAGGGAAAATAAATCCAACACAGTGCGAAGCAATGGCAATGGTTTGTACACAAGTAATTGCACTCGATGTCGCCGTTGGGATGGCTGGTAGTGGTGGTCATCTGCAGATGAACGCATACAAACCTCAGATAGCATTCAATATTCTGAAAAGTATTGAGTTATTGCATGATGCATGCTTAAGCTGCAGAGTCTCGATGATTGAGGGGATCAAACCTAATGAGAAAAAGATAAAGCATGATCTAGATCAATCGTTGATGTTAGTAACTGCGCTAACTCCTACCATTGGCTATGAAAAAGCATGCAACATTGCTCAACTAGCTCACAATGAAAATATTAGTCTTCGGCAAGCCGTCAGTAAACTTGGTTATTTGACAGAAGCTGATTTTGATAAACTTGTGGATCCAATATCAATGACAAGTTTTGATTAA
- a CDS encoding DEAD/DEAH box helicase, with translation MNPKDIFPFPLDDFQLQAIDSLNQGHSVVVSAPTGSGKTLIGEYAIYRAISHGQKVFYTTPLKALSNQKLRDFRDHFGPENVGLLTGDMSLNREASIVVMTTEIFRNMLYAEADELDDPLAGVEAVVLDECHYMNDVQRGTVWEESIIYCPSSVQFVALSATVANAGQLTDWIENVHGPTDLIFSNFRPVPLRFSFCSAKGLHPLLNDKGNKLHPNNKIWRAPKGQKRKARSSRPLQPVSPSIGFVISQMAERGMLPGIYFIFSRRGCDRAVRDLGHQTLVTKEEKKIIRACLRAYTERNPEGIRDGLHADALLRGIAAHHAGVLPAWKELIEELFQQGLIKVVFATETLAAGVNMPARSTVISALSKRTENGHRQLMGSEFLQMAGRAGRRGLDSEGFVVTVQSRFEGVQEAGELALSSADPLMSQFTPSYGMVLNLLQRYDLERSKQLIERSFGRYLTSLDLVEEEKLIEELKLQLQFLQGSLSDVSWDDFEAYEKGRNRLKEQRRLLRILQKQSADKLANELTSALQFSSIGTLITLKAPQLQGRITPGVIVDKIFSSGQFPLLLCLTDQNLWLLAPSQSVVSLHADLTCLSVDNYETPTLTRSGELRHGDDKSMQLSLLVRDMSKRYDMMTPQYDLAAEVLSQVKLVQTLEAQLEQEPAHRWINLKKLKKHRHRMEELDDEIQNRQKILHHRANHHWDDFLSLMEILQYFGCLQDINPTEIGRTVAGLRGDNELWLGLSLMSGHLDELPPSALAGVIESICTEINRPDLWSGFAPSAIAEEAFQNLSGIRSNLLRTQERYGIKIPVWWNLELIGLVEAWANGALWSDLIANTSLDEGDIVRILRRTIDLLSQVPYCEAVSEQLRVNARRAYKSINRFPVCESDDLEKLVINEKEGSNPATKRSYKD, from the coding sequence TTGAATCCAAAGGACATTTTCCCTTTCCCACTTGATGATTTTCAGCTTCAGGCGATTGATTCTTTAAATCAAGGTCATTCTGTTGTGGTTAGCGCCCCAACTGGGTCTGGGAAAACATTAATTGGCGAGTATGCAATTTATAGAGCAATATCTCATGGCCAAAAGGTTTTTTATACAACGCCATTAAAGGCCCTCTCAAATCAGAAATTAAGAGATTTCAGAGATCATTTTGGTCCCGAAAATGTTGGTCTCTTGACTGGTGATATGAGCTTGAATAGAGAAGCTTCAATAGTTGTTATGACTACTGAGATCTTTCGCAATATGTTGTATGCAGAAGCTGATGAATTAGATGACCCTCTTGCTGGTGTTGAAGCTGTTGTTCTTGATGAGTGCCATTACATGAATGATGTCCAGAGGGGGACAGTTTGGGAGGAATCGATAATTTATTGTCCGTCTTCAGTGCAGTTCGTTGCTTTATCTGCAACTGTAGCCAATGCTGGGCAGTTGACTGATTGGATAGAAAATGTTCATGGACCAACGGATTTGATATTTAGTAATTTTCGTCCAGTCCCATTGAGGTTCAGTTTTTGTAGTGCAAAAGGGTTGCACCCTTTACTTAATGATAAGGGTAATAAGTTACATCCAAATAATAAAATTTGGAGAGCTCCAAAAGGTCAGAAAAGAAAAGCGCGTTCTTCTCGGCCACTACAACCAGTCTCTCCATCAATTGGCTTTGTCATCTCACAGATGGCTGAGAGAGGTATGTTGCCAGGCATATACTTTATTTTTAGTCGTCGAGGCTGTGATCGAGCCGTTCGAGATCTAGGACATCAAACTTTAGTTACAAAAGAAGAGAAGAAGATAATTCGTGCATGCCTTAGGGCATATACAGAGCGAAATCCTGAAGGGATCAGAGATGGATTGCATGCTGACGCTTTACTTAGAGGCATTGCTGCTCATCATGCTGGAGTTCTTCCAGCCTGGAAGGAATTAATAGAAGAATTATTTCAGCAGGGGTTAATTAAAGTAGTTTTTGCTACTGAGACATTGGCTGCTGGGGTCAATATGCCAGCTCGGAGCACTGTAATTTCAGCACTATCTAAACGTACTGAAAATGGACATCGACAACTTATGGGTAGTGAATTTCTTCAGATGGCTGGGAGAGCAGGTCGACGTGGCTTGGATTCTGAAGGTTTTGTAGTAACTGTTCAGAGCCGGTTTGAGGGTGTTCAAGAAGCTGGTGAATTAGCTCTTAGTTCAGCGGATCCTTTAATGAGTCAATTTACTCCAAGTTATGGAATGGTTCTTAACCTTTTACAACGCTATGATTTAGAGAGATCCAAGCAATTAATTGAAAGAAGTTTTGGGCGTTATTTAACCAGTTTAGATCTCGTTGAAGAAGAAAAGCTTATTGAAGAATTGAAACTTCAATTACAGTTTCTCCAAGGTTCATTATCGGATGTTTCTTGGGATGATTTCGAAGCTTATGAGAAAGGAAGGAATCGTCTGAAGGAACAACGAAGATTACTGCGCATTCTGCAAAAGCAATCTGCTGACAAATTAGCTAATGAACTGACCTCCGCCTTACAGTTTTCTAGTATTGGGACTCTTATAACGTTGAAGGCTCCTCAGCTTCAAGGACGCATAACTCCTGGAGTAATTGTTGATAAAATCTTTAGTTCAGGCCAGTTCCCTTTGCTTTTATGTCTTACAGATCAAAATCTCTGGCTGTTAGCTCCATCTCAATCAGTAGTTAGTCTACATGCTGATTTAACTTGCTTATCAGTTGATAACTACGAAACGCCAACCCTTACACGTTCAGGTGAATTAAGGCATGGTGATGATAAAAGCATGCAATTGTCCTTACTTGTTAGAGACATGTCAAAACGATATGACATGATGACACCTCAATATGATCTTGCTGCTGAAGTTTTATCTCAGGTGAAATTAGTTCAAACTCTTGAAGCTCAATTAGAACAAGAACCAGCTCATCGTTGGATTAATCTCAAAAAATTAAAGAAGCATCGTCATAGGATGGAAGAATTAGATGATGAAATCCAAAACCGTCAAAAGATATTGCATCACAGGGCTAATCATCATTGGGATGACTTTTTATCTTTAATGGAGATACTTCAGTATTTTGGTTGTTTGCAGGATATAAATCCTACGGAAATCGGAAGGACAGTTGCTGGCTTGAGAGGTGATAACGAATTATGGCTAGGATTAAGCTTAATGAGTGGTCATTTAGATGAATTACCACCTTCTGCGTTAGCGGGTGTTATTGAAAGTATTTGTACAGAAATTAATCGTCCTGATCTTTGGAGTGGATTTGCTCCATCAGCTATTGCAGAAGAGGCTTTTCAAAATCTTTCTGGAATACGAAGTAATCTTTTAAGAACACAAGAAAGGTATGGCATTAAAATCCCAGTTTGGTGGAATCTTGAATTAATTGGTTTAGTTGAGGCTTGGGCAAATGGTGCTCTATGGAGTGATCTTATTGCGAACACTTCACTTGATGAGGGAGATATAGTCCGTATTCTGCGAAGAACTATTGATTTATTGTCTCAAGTCCCCTACTGCGAGGCTGTAAGCGAACAGCTCAGAGTTAATGCTAGAAGAGCTTATAAGTCTATTAACCGTTTCCCAGTTTGCGAGTCAGACGATCTTGAGAAGTTAGTTATAAATGAGAAGGAGGGAAGTAACCCTGCTACAAAAAGGTCTTATAAAGATTAA
- a CDS encoding 8-amino-7-oxononanoate synthase — protein sequence MKQLAQDQIRRVRTWIPGKTPASFQAFNADKSSQDILDLASNDYLGLSRHPQLIAAANEIMHVEGVGAGGSRLVTGSRPIHKKLEEALGEWLGREKVLLFPSGFQANIGAVIALADRHTPVLADKLIHHSLLVGIKASGAKLQRYSHNNLLDLEKYLKIFQEKYVNKSPLVITESLFSMAGTSPNISELAKLCEKYKARLLVDEAHALGVLGKSGKGLCYGIQSPVTIITGTFGKSFGCGGSFIACNKEIQEHLLQTSGAFRYTTALAPPMCAAALAALNLIQENPNLVKKLQTESIHWRRTLNKHGWTFPEGIGPIIPLLMGTNQKALKYQQILERKGILCVAIRPPTVPEGQACLRLVVRENLPKETLQKLLLALQSP from the coding sequence ATGAAACAGCTTGCTCAAGACCAAATTCGAAGAGTAAGGACATGGATACCTGGTAAGACGCCAGCATCGTTTCAGGCATTTAATGCTGACAAAAGTTCCCAAGATATACTTGACCTTGCAAGCAATGACTATTTAGGACTGAGCCGGCATCCCCAACTAATTGCCGCTGCCAATGAAATTATGCATGTGGAAGGTGTAGGAGCTGGAGGCTCTAGGCTTGTCACAGGAAGTCGTCCTATTCACAAGAAACTTGAAGAAGCTTTGGGAGAATGGCTAGGGAGAGAAAAAGTCTTACTATTCCCAAGTGGTTTTCAAGCAAATATTGGTGCCGTTATAGCCTTAGCAGATAGGCATACTCCTGTTCTTGCAGATAAACTTATTCACCATTCTCTTTTAGTAGGAATAAAAGCTAGTGGCGCCAAGCTTCAACGTTACTCTCATAATAATCTTCTCGACCTTGAAAAATATTTAAAGATTTTTCAGGAAAAATATGTAAATAAGTCTCCTCTAGTTATTACAGAGAGTTTATTTAGCATGGCAGGAACAAGTCCAAATATTAGCGAACTAGCAAAGCTTTGTGAAAAATATAAAGCAAGACTATTAGTTGATGAAGCTCATGCACTTGGGGTATTAGGTAAAAGTGGAAAAGGTTTATGCTATGGGATTCAATCTCCTGTGACTATTATCACCGGAACTTTTGGCAAATCTTTTGGATGTGGAGGCTCCTTTATTGCTTGCAATAAAGAAATTCAAGAACATCTTCTACAAACCAGTGGTGCATTTAGATATACAACTGCCCTTGCTCCTCCAATGTGTGCAGCCGCATTAGCTGCTCTAAATCTCATACAAGAGAATCCCAATTTGGTAAAAAAACTTCAAACAGAATCAATTCATTGGCGCAGAACCTTGAACAAGCATGGTTGGACATTTCCAGAAGGAATCGGTCCTATTATTCCTTTATTAATGGGCACAAACCAAAAAGCGCTCAAATACCAACAGATACTTGAGCGAAAGGGAATCCTTTGCGTTGCAATTCGTCCTCCCACTGTGCCCGAAGGACAAGCCTGTCTCAGATTAGTGGTTAGAGAGAATCTGCCAAAAGAGACATTGCAAAAGTTACTACTCGCCCTTCAGAGCCCATGA
- the bioA gene encoding adenosylmethionine--8-amino-7-oxononanoate transaminase — protein MNYLDSPSNFDTSTWYPSLWPPFTQIASANRPERVIAARGALLERDNAPPLIDAISSWWVTLHGHSDPYIAKAISEQAKQLEQVIFADFIHPQAERLSQRLCNKTGLERAFFSDNGSTAVEVALKIACQFWENREDHRDQIIAFDGAYHGDTFGAMAVGERNLFNAPFERMMFPVSRVQWPATWWGDKDVNAKEVSAINQLEKLLETPTSAVILEPLVQGAGGMAMVRPEFLNAVEKKVKAANALLIVDEVLTGFGRCGSLFAFQKAGLKPDLISLSKGLTGGFLPMGITMSTEEIFKAFIGDDPRLTFWHGHSFTANPLGCAAANASLDLLEKNPKKYLDFEFRHLPHLKKLIKNPKVINPRLHGSIAAFNIEVNGTQGYLNSIGKALKQFALQNGVFIRPLGDVVYLLPPLCITDDELEKCYSTINKGLETL, from the coding sequence ATGAATTATTTGGATTCGCCATCGAATTTCGACACCTCAACCTGGTATCCAAGTCTTTGGCCACCTTTTACGCAGATCGCATCCGCAAATAGGCCTGAAAGAGTTATAGCGGCAAGAGGGGCTCTGCTAGAACGTGATAATGCACCTCCTCTAATTGATGCAATAAGCAGTTGGTGGGTGACCTTACATGGGCATTCAGATCCTTACATTGCGAAAGCGATTTCAGAGCAAGCCAAGCAACTTGAACAAGTTATATTTGCAGATTTCATCCATCCACAAGCAGAAAGGCTTTCTCAGCGTTTATGCAATAAAACAGGGCTAGAACGCGCATTCTTTTCTGATAACGGGTCAACTGCTGTTGAAGTTGCCTTGAAAATTGCTTGTCAATTTTGGGAAAATAGGGAAGATCATCGAGACCAAATTATTGCTTTTGATGGTGCATATCATGGGGATACATTTGGAGCAATGGCAGTTGGTGAGCGCAATCTTTTTAACGCTCCTTTTGAAAGAATGATGTTCCCTGTTAGCAGGGTTCAATGGCCAGCTACATGGTGGGGAGATAAAGATGTCAATGCAAAAGAAGTCTCTGCAATTAATCAGCTTGAGAAGCTTCTAGAAACACCTACAAGTGCTGTCATCTTAGAACCTTTAGTTCAAGGGGCTGGTGGAATGGCAATGGTTAGACCTGAATTTCTTAACGCAGTCGAAAAGAAAGTAAAGGCCGCAAACGCTCTATTGATTGTTGACGAAGTTTTAACTGGTTTTGGAAGATGTGGTTCTCTTTTTGCTTTTCAAAAAGCTGGTTTAAAGCCTGACCTAATCTCCCTATCTAAAGGTCTGACGGGTGGCTTCTTACCAATGGGTATAACAATGTCTACGGAGGAAATCTTTAAAGCCTTCATTGGTGATGACCCTAGGCTTACTTTTTGGCATGGGCATAGTTTTACCGCCAACCCTCTCGGCTGTGCTGCAGCAAATGCAAGTTTAGATTTACTTGAAAAGAACCCCAAAAAATATTTGGATTTTGAATTTCGTCATTTGCCTCATTTAAAAAAATTAATCAAAAATCCAAAGGTGATAAATCCGCGACTTCATGGATCGATTGCTGCATTCAATATTGAAGTAAATGGAACACAGGGCTACTTAAATTCTATCGGCAAAGCTCTAAAGCAATTCGCCTTACAAAATGGGGTTTTTATCAGACCCCTAGGAGATGTTGTATATCTACTCCCTCCACTATGTATCACAGATGATGAATTAGAAAAATGTTATTCAACTATCAATAAAGGACTAGAAACTCTATGA
- a CDS encoding alpha/beta hydrolase encodes MKEIIAMHGWGGDCRTWDTWRKSFMENQWLWTSLNRGYGDIQAQTSNWHNSKINETTTKRVLICHSLGLHLINRSVLEDATHIVLISSFGRFLPEGNESRSIKIALKGMQQALGSSSEKEMLINFLKKACNLSQVNILPEGPIKDGLSNNGRKQLQDDLNLLIKTSGLPENFPIHARVLTVYGDEDQIVHPQSKTSLRIELNKKLLNPPSHWDLSSQGHSIVMPELIQRTQTWLEATK; translated from the coding sequence ATGAAAGAAATAATTGCCATGCATGGTTGGGGTGGTGACTGTAGAACCTGGGATACCTGGAGAAAGTCTTTTATGGAAAACCAATGGCTATGGACTAGCCTTAATAGAGGCTATGGAGATATTCAAGCTCAAACCTCTAATTGGCATAACTCCAAGATTAACGAAACTACGACTAAACGAGTATTAATTTGTCATTCACTTGGGCTCCACCTAATTAACCGATCAGTACTAGAAGACGCAACTCACATTGTTCTAATTAGTAGCTTTGGTCGTTTCCTTCCTGAGGGAAATGAAAGTAGATCTATTAAAATAGCCTTAAAAGGAATGCAACAAGCCTTAGGAAGCTCTTCTGAAAAAGAAATGTTAATCAACTTTCTAAAAAAAGCCTGTAACCTCTCTCAAGTGAATATCCTTCCAGAGGGACCAATTAAAGATGGTCTTTCAAATAATGGTAGGAAACAACTTCAAGATGATCTTAATTTACTAATTAAAACTTCTGGGTTGCCAGAAAACTTTCCTATACATGCAAGAGTTTTAACAGTTTATGGAGACGAAGATCAAATAGTTCATCCACAGTCAAAAACTAGTTTAAGGATTGAACTAAACAAAAAGCTTCTAAATCCACCAAGTCATTGGGATTTATCTTCTCAAGGACATTCAATAGTTATGCCTGAATTAATACAACGCACACAAACATGGTTAGAAGCGACAAAATGA